One Polaribacter sp. SA4-12 genomic window carries:
- a CDS encoding NYN domain-containing protein: protein MAQNNMNIAVLIDGDNIPSAHVKEMMEEIAKYGNPTIKRIYGDWTSPHLSKWKNLLLQNAITPIQQYAYTTGKNATDSAMIIDAMDILYSEKVDGFCLVSSDSDFTKLATRLREAGKQVIGIGEKKTPNPFIVACDKFIYIEIIRKQTERKENVHQKDTEKDSVDKITSKVIKLISTTISDLSDEDGWAFLGDVGSLLQKKQPNFDSRNYGFDKLTPLIKSTGKFELDKRETSKSRHKLVYVKNK, encoded by the coding sequence ATGGCGCAAAATAACATGAATATCGCAGTACTTATAGATGGAGACAATATACCTTCAGCTCACGTAAAAGAAATGATGGAGGAAATTGCAAAATATGGCAACCCAACTATTAAAAGAATCTATGGAGACTGGACGAGTCCACATTTGTCTAAATGGAAAAACTTATTGCTCCAAAACGCAATTACTCCAATTCAGCAATACGCATATACTACAGGTAAAAACGCGACAGATTCAGCAATGATTATTGATGCAATGGATATTCTTTATTCTGAAAAAGTAGATGGCTTTTGCTTGGTTTCTAGCGATAGTGATTTTACAAAACTAGCGACTAGATTAAGAGAAGCTGGTAAACAAGTTATAGGCATTGGAGAGAAAAAAACTCCAAACCCTTTTATTGTTGCTTGTGATAAATTTATTTATATCGAAATTATTAGAAAGCAAACTGAAAGGAAAGAAAATGTTCATCAAAAAGATACAGAAAAAGACAGTGTAGATAAAATAACATCAAAAGTTATCAAACTAATTTCCACAACTATTTCAGATTTATCAGACGAAGATGGTTGGGCGTTTTTAGGAGATGTTGGAAGTTTACTACAAAAGAAACAACCTAATTTTGACTCAAGAAATTATGGTTTCGACAAACTGACTCCATTAATTAAATCTACTGGTAAATTTGAATTAGACAAAAGAGAAACCTCTAAAAGCAGACATAAATTAGTCTATGTAAAAAACAAATAA
- a CDS encoding ATP-binding response regulator has translation MIPAKIEDVFIQLTTDYSGVITNIVAGKFTKTEFTIQESIYDSCPFLEGTLEALTLNESFLLEGMVIESESKEYNIDLELFKKDDVIEILIHNRTSVYKYVDQLNQNRNDIFFIKREIAEKNIELDKLRKIADKANKEKSRFLAMMSHEIRNPLNSILGYAEMISSETLNDQVIKYIKNLSSAGKNLKVIVDDILDLSRIEAGKLELVSEEISVKEIVQNCENDFQHLNTNEDVSLVFSISKQIPEFILGDAVRMQQILANLINNAIKFTDKGTVTALVNVLSETKNDLKLIFEVTDTGRGMSKEQGLKIFEEYQQNELNDNRIHGGAGLGLAIVSRLVNAMNGIISVESELNAGTSFFVEIPFSKTVKIGQFVAKEILQEKNIDLKNKKVLVADDDILNQTIVSHILNKEKANVTLVNDGLEALSKIQEENFDVILLDINMPNMTGEELMKQKNMFIKYNANTPFLALTANTSNEDIERYLELGFSDVISKPYTIADFVLKIKSVLVRA, from the coding sequence AATAGAAGATGTTTTTATCCAATTAACTACTGATTATTCAGGAGTTATTACAAACATTGTTGCAGGGAAATTTACCAAAACAGAATTTACTATTCAAGAATCTATCTACGATTCTTGTCCTTTTTTAGAAGGAACTCTAGAGGCTTTAACTTTAAATGAATCTTTCCTTTTAGAAGGAATGGTTATTGAGTCTGAATCTAAAGAATACAATATAGATTTAGAGCTTTTTAAGAAAGATGATGTTATTGAAATCTTGATTCATAACAGAACAAGTGTCTATAAATATGTAGACCAGCTTAATCAAAATAGAAACGATATTTTCTTTATCAAAAGAGAAATTGCTGAGAAAAATATAGAGCTAGATAAACTGAGAAAGATTGCTGATAAAGCAAATAAAGAAAAATCACGTTTTTTAGCAATGATGAGTCATGAAATTAGAAATCCTTTGAATTCAATTCTTGGATATGCTGAAATGATTTCATCAGAAACACTAAATGATCAAGTCATAAAATACATAAAAAACTTATCATCCGCAGGAAAAAATTTAAAAGTTATTGTTGATGATATTTTAGATTTATCTCGAATTGAAGCCGGTAAATTAGAACTCGTTTCCGAAGAAATTTCCGTCAAAGAAATTGTACAAAATTGCGAAAATGATTTTCAGCATTTAAATACAAATGAAGATGTAAGTCTTGTTTTTTCAATTTCTAAACAAATCCCAGAATTTATTTTAGGAGATGCTGTAAGAATGCAACAGATATTAGCTAATTTAATTAATAATGCTATAAAATTTACAGATAAAGGAACTGTTACTGCACTTGTAAATGTACTTTCTGAAACTAAAAATGACCTAAAACTTATTTTTGAAGTTACTGATACTGGTAGAGGGATGTCTAAGGAGCAAGGTTTAAAAATATTTGAAGAATATCAGCAAAATGAATTGAATGATAATAGAATTCATGGTGGCGCAGGTTTAGGATTAGCAATCGTAAGTCGTTTGGTTAACGCAATGAATGGAATCATTTCTGTTGAAAGTGAACTAAATGCTGGGACCTCATTTTTTGTTGAAATACCTTTTTCTAAAACGGTTAAAATAGGACAATTTGTAGCTAAAGAAATACTTCAAGAAAAAAATATTGATTTAAAAAATAAAAAGGTTTTAGTTGCTGATGATGATATTTTAAATCAAACAATAGTTTCACATATTTTAAATAAGGAAAAAGCAAATGTTACCCTTGTAAATGATGGTTTAGAGGCACTTTCTAAAATACAGGAAGAAAATTTTGATGTTATTTTGTTAGATATTAACATGCCAAATATGACTGGTGAAGAGTTAATGAAGCAAAAAAATATGTTCATAAAATATAACGCTAATACTCCTTTTTTAGCATTAACAGCAAATACTTCTAATGAAGATATTGAAAGGTATTTAGAGCTAGGTTTTTCTGATGTAATTTCTAAACCTTATACAATTGCAGATTTTGTACTAAAAATTAAAAGTGTTTTAGTAAGAGCTTAA